The following coding sequences lie in one Oncorhynchus kisutch isolate 150728-3 linkage group LG17, Okis_V2, whole genome shotgun sequence genomic window:
- the exosc10 gene encoding exosome complex component 10 isoform X1, whose product MLVLSIKPNGEEEKPSAVASCHSHVQKLEMDSSNSDKQNNNQSVNEDPAGVDNEFCPGFKDVDAFVKYGLGTVVAATKASASLPQVGDEYDLYRSFPGFQEFCETQGDGLLHCMSQIMHHHGCRAHMRDRNKLTGLEERFDLVVDSNDVILEKVGILLDDAAGVNRSQQPVMPAGFQPPKIVVSSWNRKGGDSGSGRSSETFRLLQAKNVTRPQLKFREKVDNSNTPFTPKIFVKPNAIKPLPSYFTNKHIRKERPEDLDVPAALADFIHQQRTQEHVEDMFAHPYQYELDHLALPEHLLSKPEPQMYKPLAETKCSFIDNLEDLVAVNEKLAKTSEFAVDLEHHSYRSFLGITCLMQISTRDEDFIIDTLELRSELYILNEAFTDPAIVKVFHGADSDIEWLQKDLGLYIVNMFDTHQASRTLNLGRHSLDHLLKLFCNVDSDKRYQLADWRIRPLPDEMFQYARADTHYLLYVYDRLRVDLWEVGNGQPALLQMVWHKSKDISLKKYMKPLFTEDSYMDLLRKQKKAFNTQQLTAFRLLYGWRDKLARQEDESTGYVLPNHMMIKISDILPKEPQGIIACCNPVPPLVRQQVNELHLLVQQAREMPLLKAEIVADKKKTLTPIKKPEIPLFGPHDTSRVSESDIPSFTPDKLSTKKGALFSEEEQGEEVDMHKMMGLVVSAKITLFEEDTVKDPGHLTVAQQKACRVVESFQNPFRMYLPSNDIHISKNAKFDPSTKIYEISNRWKLQSVEQQQKEVEAKKKAKEEAKAVAEERKKAKQSYQESLQNVATVRQQASESIKPGGKKRERVASETGESTPKPNKKLMKAAVKKNEDSTTPLVFKPYDYSQSDFKVFAGAKGNDGKQFDPDRQGHEPRKKKNAKAQKSNACAGNRSMSFFGGKSERGVCRNWPKS is encoded by the exons ATGTTAGTGTTATCCATAAAACCCAACGGTGAAGAAGAAAAACCAAGCGCGGTTGCTTCCTGCCACTCGCATGTACAGAAATTAGAGATGGATTCTTCAAACAGTGACAAACAAAATAATAATCAATCTGTTAACGAAGACCCAGCTGGTGTGGACAACGAGTTTTGTCCCGGTTTCAAGGATGTGGATGCATTTGTGAAG TATGGACTGGGCACTGTCGTAGCAGCTACCAAGGCATCTGCCAGTCTACCGCAAGTAGGGGATGAATATGACTTATATCGCAGCTTCCCGGGATTTCAAGAATTCTGTGAAACTCAAGGAGATGGACTGTTGCATTG TATGAGTCAGATAATGCACCACCATGGCTGCAGAGCTCACATGAGAGACCGCAACAAACTGACGGGGTTGGAGGAAAGATTTGACTTGGTGGTTGACTCCAATGATGTCATTCTTGAGAAAGTG GGTATTCTGCTTGATGATGCTGCCGGAGTCAACAGGAGCCAGCAACCTGTCATGCCCGCAGGTTTTCAGCCCCCTAAGATCGTCGTATCCAGTTGGAATCGTAAG GGGGGTGACTCTGGTTCTGGACGTAGTTCAGAGACATTCCGACTCCTCCAAGCCAAAAACGTCACCAGACCTCAGTTGAAATTCCGGGAAAAAGTTGACAATAGCAACACACCGTTTACTCCAAAGATCTTCGTCAAGCCCAATGCGATAAAACCACTTCCTTCAT ATTTTACCAACAAACACATTCGCAAAGAGAGACCAGAGGATTTGGATGTCCCTGCCGCCCTGGCTGATTTCATTCACCAGCAGAGAACTCAGGAGCATGTAGAAGACAT GTTCGCTCACCCATACCAATACGAACTGGATCACCTTGCGTTACCTGAGCATCTTCTGTCCAAGCCTGAACCCCAG ATGTACAAACCACTTGCTGAGACAAAGTGCTCATTCATTGACAATCTGGAGGATCTGGTGGCAGTAAACGAGAAACTGGCCAAGACGTCAGAGTTTGCAGTAGATCTGGAG CATCACTCCTACAGAAGTTTTTTGGGCATCACCTGCCTGATGCAGATTTCAACACGGGATGAAGACTTCATTATAGACACCTTGGAGCTGCGTAGTGAGCTGTACATACTCAATGAGGCTTTCACAGATCCCGCCATCGTCAAG GTTTTCCATGGTGCCGACTCCGATATTGAGTGGCTGCAAAAGGATTTGGGCCTTTACATTGTCAACATGTTTGACACTCACCAGGCGTCACGAACCCTTAACCTGGGCAGGCACTCGCTTGACCACTTGCTTAAGCTGTTCTGCAACGTGGACTCTGACAAACGCTACCAACTGGCAGACTGGAGAATACG GCCTTTGCCAGATGAGATGTTTCAGTATGCCCGGGCAGATACCCACTACCTCCTCTATGTCTACGATCGGCTGAGGGTGGACCTGTGGGAAGTGGGCAATGGGCAGCCTGCCCTGCTGCAGATGGTCTGGCACAAAAGCAAAGACATCTCATTGAAG AAATACATGAAGCCGCTCTTCACCGAGGACTCCTACATGGACCTGCTGAGGAAGCAGAAGAAGGCGTTCAACACGCAGCAGCTAACTGCCTTCCGACTGCTGTACGGCTGGAGGGACAAGCTGGCCAGACAGGAGGATGAGAGCACTGG ATATGTCCTGCCCAATCATATGATGATTAAGATCTCTGACATCCTGCCCAA AGAGCCTCAAGGCATCATCGCTTGCTGTAACCCTGTCCCCCCATTGGTGCGGCAGCAGGTCAACGAGCTCCACCTATTGGTGCAGCAGGCCCGGGAGATGCCCCTTCTCAAG GCTGAAATTGTGGCTGACAAGAAGAAAACACTCACGCCCATAAAAAAG CCAGAAATTCCTCTTTTTGGTCCTCATGATACATCCAGAGTCTCTGAAAGTGATATCCCCAGCTTTACCCCAGATA AACTCTCAACCAAAAAGGGGGCACTCTTTTCtgaagaggagcagggagaggaggttgACATGCATAAAATGATGGGTCTAGTAGTTTCagcgaaaatcacattgtttgaG GAGGACACAGTCAAAGACCCTGGTCACCTCACAGTGGCTCAACAGAAAGCATGCAGGGTTGTAGAGTCTTTTCAGAACCCTTTCCGAATG TATCTACCGTCAAACGACATCCATATCTCCAAAAATGCTAAGTTCGACCCCTCTACGAAAATATATGAG ATCAGTAATAGATGGAAGCTGCAGAGTGTGGAGCAGCAGCAGAAGGAGGTAGAGGCCAAAAAGAAAGCGAAGGAAGAGGCAAAGGCAGTAGCAG AGGAAAGGAAGAAGGCCAAGCAGAGCTACCAGGAATCACTTCAGAATGTTGCAACTGTGCGCCAGCAAGCTTCA GAATCTATAAAACCAGGAGGAAAGAAAAGGGAGAGGGTTGCCAGTGAGACAGGAGAGTCGACCCCAAAACCTAACAAGAAACTAATGAAAGCTGCTGTGAAGAAAAACGAGGACTCTACAACACCTCTAGTTTTCAAACCGTATGACTACAGCCAGTCAGATTTCAAAGTCTTTGCTG GGGCCAAAGGAAATGATGGTAAACAGTTTGATCCAGACAGACAAGGTCATGAACCCAGGAAAAAG AAAAATGCAAAAGCACAAAAATCGAATGCCTGTGCTGGGAACCGAAGTATGTCCTTTTTTGGTGGAAAATCCGAAAG AGGAGTCTGTCGTAACTGGCCTAAAAGTTAG
- the exosc10 gene encoding exosome complex component 10 isoform X2: protein MVYQTIYHGMSQIMHHHGCRAHMRDRNKLTGLEERFDLVVDSNDVILEKVGILLDDAAGVNRSQQPVMPAGFQPPKIVVSSWNRKGGDSGSGRSSETFRLLQAKNVTRPQLKFREKVDNSNTPFTPKIFVKPNAIKPLPSYFTNKHIRKERPEDLDVPAALADFIHQQRTQEHVEDMFAHPYQYELDHLALPEHLLSKPEPQMYKPLAETKCSFIDNLEDLVAVNEKLAKTSEFAVDLEHHSYRSFLGITCLMQISTRDEDFIIDTLELRSELYILNEAFTDPAIVKVFHGADSDIEWLQKDLGLYIVNMFDTHQASRTLNLGRHSLDHLLKLFCNVDSDKRYQLADWRIRPLPDEMFQYARADTHYLLYVYDRLRVDLWEVGNGQPALLQMVWHKSKDISLKKYMKPLFTEDSYMDLLRKQKKAFNTQQLTAFRLLYGWRDKLARQEDESTGYVLPNHMMIKISDILPKEPQGIIACCNPVPPLVRQQVNELHLLVQQAREMPLLKAEIVADKKKTLTPIKKPEIPLFGPHDTSRVSESDIPSFTPDKLSTKKGALFSEEEQGEEVDMHKMMGLVVSAKITLFEEDTVKDPGHLTVAQQKACRVVESFQNPFRMYLPSNDIHISKNAKFDPSTKIYEISNRWKLQSVEQQQKEVEAKKKAKEEAKAVAEERKKAKQSYQESLQNVATVRQQASESIKPGGKKRERVASETGESTPKPNKKLMKAAVKKNEDSTTPLVFKPYDYSQSDFKVFAGAKGNDGKQFDPDRQGHEPRKKKNAKAQKSNACAGNRSMSFFGGKSERGVCRNWPKS, encoded by the exons atggtatatcagaccatataccacgg TATGAGTCAGATAATGCACCACCATGGCTGCAGAGCTCACATGAGAGACCGCAACAAACTGACGGGGTTGGAGGAAAGATTTGACTTGGTGGTTGACTCCAATGATGTCATTCTTGAGAAAGTG GGTATTCTGCTTGATGATGCTGCCGGAGTCAACAGGAGCCAGCAACCTGTCATGCCCGCAGGTTTTCAGCCCCCTAAGATCGTCGTATCCAGTTGGAATCGTAAG GGGGGTGACTCTGGTTCTGGACGTAGTTCAGAGACATTCCGACTCCTCCAAGCCAAAAACGTCACCAGACCTCAGTTGAAATTCCGGGAAAAAGTTGACAATAGCAACACACCGTTTACTCCAAAGATCTTCGTCAAGCCCAATGCGATAAAACCACTTCCTTCAT ATTTTACCAACAAACACATTCGCAAAGAGAGACCAGAGGATTTGGATGTCCCTGCCGCCCTGGCTGATTTCATTCACCAGCAGAGAACTCAGGAGCATGTAGAAGACAT GTTCGCTCACCCATACCAATACGAACTGGATCACCTTGCGTTACCTGAGCATCTTCTGTCCAAGCCTGAACCCCAG ATGTACAAACCACTTGCTGAGACAAAGTGCTCATTCATTGACAATCTGGAGGATCTGGTGGCAGTAAACGAGAAACTGGCCAAGACGTCAGAGTTTGCAGTAGATCTGGAG CATCACTCCTACAGAAGTTTTTTGGGCATCACCTGCCTGATGCAGATTTCAACACGGGATGAAGACTTCATTATAGACACCTTGGAGCTGCGTAGTGAGCTGTACATACTCAATGAGGCTTTCACAGATCCCGCCATCGTCAAG GTTTTCCATGGTGCCGACTCCGATATTGAGTGGCTGCAAAAGGATTTGGGCCTTTACATTGTCAACATGTTTGACACTCACCAGGCGTCACGAACCCTTAACCTGGGCAGGCACTCGCTTGACCACTTGCTTAAGCTGTTCTGCAACGTGGACTCTGACAAACGCTACCAACTGGCAGACTGGAGAATACG GCCTTTGCCAGATGAGATGTTTCAGTATGCCCGGGCAGATACCCACTACCTCCTCTATGTCTACGATCGGCTGAGGGTGGACCTGTGGGAAGTGGGCAATGGGCAGCCTGCCCTGCTGCAGATGGTCTGGCACAAAAGCAAAGACATCTCATTGAAG AAATACATGAAGCCGCTCTTCACCGAGGACTCCTACATGGACCTGCTGAGGAAGCAGAAGAAGGCGTTCAACACGCAGCAGCTAACTGCCTTCCGACTGCTGTACGGCTGGAGGGACAAGCTGGCCAGACAGGAGGATGAGAGCACTGG ATATGTCCTGCCCAATCATATGATGATTAAGATCTCTGACATCCTGCCCAA AGAGCCTCAAGGCATCATCGCTTGCTGTAACCCTGTCCCCCCATTGGTGCGGCAGCAGGTCAACGAGCTCCACCTATTGGTGCAGCAGGCCCGGGAGATGCCCCTTCTCAAG GCTGAAATTGTGGCTGACAAGAAGAAAACACTCACGCCCATAAAAAAG CCAGAAATTCCTCTTTTTGGTCCTCATGATACATCCAGAGTCTCTGAAAGTGATATCCCCAGCTTTACCCCAGATA AACTCTCAACCAAAAAGGGGGCACTCTTTTCtgaagaggagcagggagaggaggttgACATGCATAAAATGATGGGTCTAGTAGTTTCagcgaaaatcacattgtttgaG GAGGACACAGTCAAAGACCCTGGTCACCTCACAGTGGCTCAACAGAAAGCATGCAGGGTTGTAGAGTCTTTTCAGAACCCTTTCCGAATG TATCTACCGTCAAACGACATCCATATCTCCAAAAATGCTAAGTTCGACCCCTCTACGAAAATATATGAG ATCAGTAATAGATGGAAGCTGCAGAGTGTGGAGCAGCAGCAGAAGGAGGTAGAGGCCAAAAAGAAAGCGAAGGAAGAGGCAAAGGCAGTAGCAG AGGAAAGGAAGAAGGCCAAGCAGAGCTACCAGGAATCACTTCAGAATGTTGCAACTGTGCGCCAGCAAGCTTCA GAATCTATAAAACCAGGAGGAAAGAAAAGGGAGAGGGTTGCCAGTGAGACAGGAGAGTCGACCCCAAAACCTAACAAGAAACTAATGAAAGCTGCTGTGAAGAAAAACGAGGACTCTACAACACCTCTAGTTTTCAAACCGTATGACTACAGCCAGTCAGATTTCAAAGTCTTTGCTG GGGCCAAAGGAAATGATGGTAAACAGTTTGATCCAGACAGACAAGGTCATGAACCCAGGAAAAAG AAAAATGCAAAAGCACAAAAATCGAATGCCTGTGCTGGGAACCGAAGTATGTCCTTTTTTGGTGGAAAATCCGAAAG AGGAGTCTGTCGTAACTGGCCTAAAAGTTAG